One genomic window of Evansella cellulosilytica DSM 2522 includes the following:
- a CDS encoding M20 family metallopeptidase, with translation MRDIITKTIEALRDDFFHISQFIGNNPELGNEEFKAAQILTDELIKHEFDITMNVVNQPTAFIAVYDSGLPGPHIGFMSEYDALPEVGHACGHNLIGTMGVAAGIALSKVIHQTGGKISVFGTPAEETRGAKVTMAEEGIFNDLDVAMMSHPSSSYVKSGTSLAMDAIQFAFHGRAAHAAAAPQEGINALDAVIQTFNGINALRQHVTSDVRIHGIIPEGGKAANVVPDYAVAQFYVRANTRATLNDVAQKVIQCAKGAELATGAKLTVSNYEFSYDDMVTNEALSECFTRNLISLGVGQEEIVTPSGSGSLDMGNVSHCVPSIHPFIKISEAPIIAHTHEFREAALSKSGFEGMLLAAKTMALTGFDVLTDETLLEKIKAEFQTTL, from the coding sequence TGAGCTAGGAAATGAAGAGTTTAAAGCCGCACAAATATTAACGGATGAGCTTATAAAACACGAATTCGATATTACAATGAATGTCGTCAATCAACCTACTGCTTTTATTGCAGTTTACGATAGTGGCCTTCCTGGTCCACACATTGGCTTCATGTCAGAATACGATGCGCTCCCTGAGGTTGGTCACGCATGTGGGCATAACTTGATCGGTACGATGGGTGTTGCAGCAGGCATCGCATTAAGTAAAGTCATTCATCAAACCGGCGGGAAAATTAGTGTTTTTGGTACACCGGCAGAGGAAACGCGAGGTGCCAAGGTAACGATGGCCGAAGAAGGTATATTTAATGACCTTGACGTTGCTATGATGTCACACCCTAGTAGTAGCTATGTAAAAAGCGGTACATCATTAGCGATGGACGCTATACAGTTTGCATTCCACGGACGTGCTGCACATGCAGCTGCCGCTCCTCAAGAGGGGATTAACGCATTAGATGCTGTTATCCAAACGTTTAATGGCATTAATGCTTTACGACAGCACGTAACTTCAGATGTACGCATTCACGGAATCATACCTGAAGGTGGAAAAGCTGCCAATGTTGTCCCTGATTATGCGGTTGCTCAGTTTTACGTGCGTGCTAATACACGTGCAACCTTAAATGACGTCGCCCAAAAGGTTATTCAATGTGCGAAAGGAGCTGAACTCGCTACTGGTGCTAAATTAACTGTGTCAAACTATGAATTTTCCTATGATGATATGGTTACAAATGAAGCATTATCAGAATGCTTTACGAGAAACCTCATCTCTCTCGGTGTGGGACAGGAAGAAATTGTTACACCTTCCGGAAGTGGTTCTTTAGATATGGGAAATGTCAGTCACTGCGTACCTTCTATACACCCTTTTATAAAAATTAGTGAAGCGCCTATTATCGCTCACACCCATGAATTCAGAGAAGCTGCATTAAGTAAGAGTGGCTTTGAAGGTATGCTTTTAGCTGCAAAAACGATGGCATTAACTGGCTTCGACGTTTTAACAGACGAAACATTACTAGAAAAAATTAAGGCCGAATTCCAAACAACACTATAA